The following proteins come from a genomic window of Oncorhynchus mykiss isolate Arlee chromosome 19, USDA_OmykA_1.1, whole genome shotgun sequence:
- the LOC110498562 gene encoding mucin-2-like: MEPLTILLLLAGLVGKTSATTTSVWDKTTIAVSTSTSDAAKTTTAVSTAPTTAPATSKTTTSALTTTITVAPSITDATKSTTDILTTTTDALTTTTAIPTTTIAAPTTTTAALTTTTAAATSTTSPTTSTAVATSTTIPTTTTDALTTTTAIPTTTPASPTTTPAAPITTTASSPTSTAAPTTTTTASTTTRADSITTTASPMTTTAAGTTTTAAPTTTTVAHTTTTAAVTTTSAATTTIADPTTTTSAPTTTPAAPTTTAAPTSTTAESTTTTAAPTTTTAAHTTTTTAPTTTTAAPTTTAAPTSTTAGSTTTTAAPTTTTAAHTTTPAVPTTTIADPTTTITAPTTTITAPTTTPAAPTTTAAPTTTTAAATTTTAAPTTTTAAHTTTTAEVITNTAAATTTIADPTTTIASSPTTVAAPTSTTAAHTTTTVAHTTSTAAVTTTTAATTTIADPTTITTAPTTTAAPTTTTDVATTTTAAPTTTTVAHTTTTAAATSTIADPTTTTTAPTTTPAAPTTTAAPTSTTAESTTTTAAPTTTTAAHTTTTTAPTTTPAVPTTTIADPTTTTTAPTTTPAAPTTTAAPMSTTAESTTTTAAPTTTTAAHTTTTAAVLTTTAAATSTIADPTKTTTAPTTTPAAPTTTIADPTTTTTAPTTTPAAPTTTAAPTSTTAESTTTTAAPTTTTAAHTTTTTAPTTTPAVPTTTIADPTTTTTAPTTTPAAPTTTAAPTSTIAESTTTTALLPQQQQHQRQLQLRLQQQQLHPQQPLLQSHNNHSHPHNNHGCCNINNHRHNIHDCCNIKNHPHNNHRFSYNNHSHPHNSYSHPHNNPSNSHNNQSSSHNNHSISHNIHGCCNINNRPHNNHRCSSHNNHSHPHNNHGCCNINNHPHNIHGCCNINNHPHNNPIFSHNNHSSSHNNHSFFPNIHSCSHNNHNCFHNDQS, from the exons ATGGAACCTCTGACGATTCTCCTTCTGCTAGCAG GACTAGTAGGGAAGACATCAGCAACGACCACAAGTGTTTGGGACAAAACAACAATtg CTGTTTCTACATCAACCTCAGATGCGGCTAAAACAACTACAGCCGTCTCCACAGCTCCCACAACAGCCCCAGCTACTTCCAAAACAACCACATCAGCTCTCACAACGACCATAACTGTTGCTCCATCTATAACAGATGCGACAAAATCAACTACAGACAtcctcacaacaaccacagatgctCTTACAACAACTACAGCCATCCCCACAACAACCATagcagctcccacaacaaccacagcagctcTCACAACAACCACGGCTGCTGCAACATCAACAACCAGCCCCACAACATCCACGGCTGTTGCAACATCAACAACCatccccacaacaaccacagatgctCTTACAACAACGACAGCCATCCCCACAACAACcccagcttctcccacaacaacacCAGCAGCTCCcataacaaccacagcttcttCCCCAACatccacagctgctcccacaacaaccacaactgcttCCACAACGACCAGAGCTGATTCCATAACAACCACAGCATCACCAATGACAACTACAGCTGCAGGTACAACAACTACAGCTGCACCCACAACAACCACTGTAGctcacacaacaaccacagctgcagtTACCACAACCTCAGCTGCTACGACAACAATAGCagatcccacaacaaccacatctgctcccacaacaaccccagctgctcccacaacaacagcagcaccAACGTCAACTACAGCTGAatctacaacaacaacagctgcacccacaacaaccactgcagctcacacaacaaccacaactgctcccacaacaactacagctgcacccacaacaacagcagcaccAACGTCAACTACAGCTGGatctacaacaacaacagctgcacccacaacaaccactgcagctcacACAACAACCCCAGCTGTTCCCACAACAACAATAGCAGATCCCACAACAACCAtaactgctcccacaacaaccataaCTGCTCCGACAACAAccccagctgctcccacaacaacagcagcaccAACGACAACTACAGCTGCggctacaacaacaacagctgcacccacaacaaccactgcagctcacacaacaaccacagctgaagTTATCACAaacacagctgctgctacgaCAACAATAGCAGATCCCACAACAACCATAGCTTCTTCCCCAACAACCGTAGCTGCTCCCACATCAACTACAGCTGCACACACAACAACCACTGTAGCTCACACAACATCCACAGCTGCAGTtaccacaaccacagctgctacGACAACAATAGCAGATCCCACAACAATCAcaactgctcccacaacaacagcagcaccAACGACAACTACAGATGTggctacaacaactacagctgcacccacaacaaccactgtagctcacacaacaaccacagctgcagctACGTCAACAATAGCagatcccacaacaaccacaactgctcccacaacaaccccagctgctcccacaacaacagcagcaccAACGTCAACTACAGCTGAatctacaacaacaacagctgcacccacaacaaccactgcagctcacacaacaaccacaactgctcccacaacaaccccaGCTGTTCCCACAACAACAATAGCagatcccacaacaaccacaactgctcccacaacaaccccagctgctcccacaacaacagcagcaccAATGTCAACTACAGCTGAatctacaacaacaacagctgcacccacaacaaccactgcagctcacacaacaaccacagctgcagttctcacaaccacagctgctgctacGTCAACAATAGCAGATCCCACAAAAACCAcaactgctcccacaacaaccccaGCTGCACCCACAACAACAATAGCagatcccacaacaaccacaactgctcccacaacaaccccagctgctcccacaacaacagcagcaccAACGTCAACTACAGCTGAatctacaacaacaacagctgcacccacaacaaccactgcagctcacacaacaaccacaactgctcccacaacaaccccaGCTGTTCCCACAACAACAATAGCagatcccacaacaaccacaactgctcccacaacaaccccagctgctcccacaacaacagcagcaccAACGTCAACTATAGCTGAatctacaacaacaacagct ctgctcccacaacaacagcagcaccAACGACAACTACAGCTGCGGCTACAACAGCAACAGCTGCACCCACAACAACCACTGCTGCA gtctcacaacaaccacagccatCCCCACAACAACCACGGCTGCTGCAACATCAACAACCATCGCCACAACATCCACGACTGCTGCAACATCAAAAATCATCCCCATAACAACCACAGATTCTCTTACAACAACCACAGCCATCCTCACAACAGCTACAGCCATCCCCACAACAACCCAAGCAACTCCCACAACAACCAGAGCagctctcacaacaaccacagcatctCTCACAACATCCACGGCTGCTGCAACATCAACAACCgtccccacaacaaccacagatg